The genome window TTCAATGAAATATCTGTGATTAAAACTGTAGACGAAATTTGAGATTCCATCATTACTGGCTTGTGTTGGTCATGTTCTTTGTGGCTTCATGAAGCTTTCAGGAGTTTAAGTCTGGCACAGTCTTGTACGAAGTATTAGGTCAAATTGGTTTTGAATGGCAGGTAATTGAGCGAATAGGATCTAGACACAACTAGTCACTCCCCTAGTATGTTTCATTACCCTTTTCTGTATCACTCTTGGGTTAAGAAGCAAATATGTACCTGTAAATATGtgttgattttcttttatatagATATGTATAGGTAAGTAGTGTGCTGTTGTCTGAAAATAGagcatttttgaagaatgatcCAGTCTTATCCATCTCTTGTAAGTAAAATATTATGGAGCTTTAAGGGGATGTCACCAGTTTAAAAAGACCTGTCTAaggcataataataataataagcataATTAACCCCTTTTGATGAGACAGCCTGACAAACCTCCAGCAGTAGACAATGCAAAGTGTGGGAAAAGTAACTTATAACATTGAGTCTGGAAAATTGAAAGGGTAGTATGCGTTAAGAATTAAACAGGACACAACCTGTATATTTCCATATATGCCTACACCAATGGCCGAATGTATACTTACGAAGGTTTCCCCAGCTATTGTCAGACAGCAATGTAAAGCATTTAGTTATATTCTGAATACACAGCAGAGGATCAACATTTACTAAATAATAGATTGTGTATActttaatgcaaatacaaaGTATAGCttgctttttgaaatgtttgatttcatttgtttcCCCCCAATTCCATGGGTATGTGCTTCTATTTACAGTTATGTGTATGGAAAAAATCTTTTACAAactgatgtatttttttaacaaggTTTGGGTAATATGAAAGggaaatgaaaggaaaaaaaaacgtttttatggCAGTGAACATTGTGTTGaaattattctttcttttcCATTGAATAACAATTGTGCTTAATCATGTAGCATAGGTTTATTCATTGTGTTAGTTAGGTGCCTTATTGCATGCCATGTAGAAATGTATGCTGagatataatagaaaaaaacttttggCTTCTGCTCCCTTAGTTTCTTTACATACTAATCAATGTTTTAATTTgactttctgtatttttttttgcttctCTGTACATGAATGTTTACACTGTTACTTATGTCTTTTAATTTCCTTCTCAGTCAACTAGCCTCTTTCTAGATTAGAGGTTAAAGAAGTTGCAATGCCATTGATCCATATGTTCATAGCCCTCTATAGTGGTCAAATCTTGTCCCATATGTCTTTCCCCCATCTTTGAGTGGCTCACCTATATGGATAAATAAAGGTTGTTGACTACCAACAGGCTTGTACTCTTTCTGATGTTAGGGGATGTAGAAATAATGTGTTGGGGATTTCAATTAGAAATGTGACATTTTGGTTAAAAGGAACGTGAACATATGGAGTTGCATTTCGTGTGTATACAGTGCCATCTGCTGGTGGCCTTTCAAATGAGtaaaattgactttttttattttttaacttaagtttacataatttattatattactatatatatatatacatacacaactGCGGAAATAATTAAGATACTAttccaatttatttattttcagtttttttatgtaattttctGGTTATTTCTAagtaaaattgtcattttgttttatccTGTGAACTAGTGACAACCTTTCTCccaaattgcatttatttaaagaaaaaaaaagatgcattgtTTGGAGATCCTGAATACTGCAAAGGAAACAAGTTAGTAGGCTtttcttgtttaatttacaATGCTAATGTATTTTAGATGTGTTTTAGGGTCATtcaaaaaaaagtatataacgGATTGGCTtaattttttcacaattttctctgtctgtcagatTGGTATTGAGTGACTTTCTCGTTCCTGGGGTTTGTTTCTATTGAAATTCCACATATACTGCACTGGAATTGCGacaattatacatattttttttacatttgaaattctATTAAATGAAGTATTGGTCTACTCCTTTCTATGAGGTTAATTTACAGAAAGTTCCCTTTGTTAAAAACTCTAATTTGTTCCTCATAAATACCAACTTCCACCAAGACTGCATGGCTCACATTTTATGCCAGGAGGTTGAGAGAATCTACATAAGAGCACTTAAGATGAATTACTTTACTATATGTTCTATTatgatatttgttttcattggtGCTGTTCAGTCATGCTCAAACGTGAGTTTTCTTGATTTAATTAGGTTCTAATgaaaagtagatttttttttgtttggcaTGCATCTTTACAACTTTAATCTTGCCATTTTCTCAAACTGTAAAAATTCTAATCTCTAGATGAGTGAGAATCAACACTACTCGTGCATGGGAAGAAACCTCAGCTACATCCCAGCTAGTATACCCTCTTCTGTTCACACACTGGATTTCAGCTTTAATGTCTTGAAACACTTACAGAAAACTGTATTCCCAGTTCTGCCTTTTCTGCAAGTTCTTGATCTGTCAAGGTAAGAAACATCTTCACCATCTCATTTGTTATATGAAGTTATCAAAtaagtgaatgtaaatgtattttgtgttctagaTGTCACATCAAACGCATAGAAAATGATTCTTTCTACAATTTGAGGAATTTAACTTCTTTGATTCTGACTGGAAACCCTGTTACACATTTTGGActtgaatgttttaatgttttacataaTCTACAGCGACTAGTTCTTGTGGATGTTGGGctgacttctttacaacttCATATCAATAATTTAACCAAGCTACAGGAACTTAAAGTGGGAACAAATAAAATTCAGTCCATGACTCTCCCTTCATTCATGAGCACCTTCACACACTTCAGTTTACTCGATCTACATGCCAATAATATATCCATCATAAAGTCTGACCACACCGCTGTGTTACGAGAGATTGGCAGAAATATGACTTTAATACTGTGTAGGAATCCAATATTACACATAGAACCAGGAGctttcaaagacatttatctGAAAGAGCTGGACATACGGTCTGCTTTTGTCTCATTTGCTGCTCAAAAAGTTTGTCTAAATGCTCTCTATGGTCTTATTTTGAAAAGGTTAATATTAGGAAATTACAGGGGGACATACCACTTTGACTTATTGGATAATGAGTTTTTAAATGGcctttgctgtttttattttcaggagatttatttttatattatagaaAGGCCTATGGAGCAATTACCCATCTTTCGGTGTATGATTAATGCCACAAATATAACAGTAAAGAATGGAGTGTTTTCTGAAATGAATCATATACATTTCCATAAAATGAAGGagctttatttaatttctggTAGATTAGACACGTTGCCAGGCAAAATACTTTCACATCTCTATACTTTAGAAAAACTTGTAATAACAAATAGTGAAGTTGTCCGAGCAGAAACCTTTATAGACATGCCAAATCTTCGGTATTTAGATCTAAGCTCTAACCGACTGACATTAACACCATGCTGTACAACACTTTTGTCTGGCACACCTCAAATCAAATACTTGAATTTAAGCCTGAATTCAGAAATTGGACTTCGCATTGAAGCATTTGATGGTCTTGATTCCCTTGAGATTTTGGATTTTCATCATACAAGGGTTTTAGATTTGGGACACTTCTcacttttgtatattttaaagaatttgagGTACCTGGATGTCTCTTATTCAAGTATCACATTTGATaatgttcattgttttcatgGGCTGATCAGTCTAAATGTTCTTAAGATTGCTGGCAACAATTTTCAGAGTGATGTGACACGATATGTCTTTAAAAATCTTACTTGTTTAGAGTATCTGGATTTGTCAtattgtcatttagcagaattGCACCCAAACTCTTTCAAAGATCTTCAAAATCTTCAAATGTTGATTCTCAGTGGAAACAAGTTAATGACTGTAGATTTTCTCACCTTTTCAAACTTGGAGAAATTAACATcactttatgtaaataaaaacagcattacTAGTATTTCACTTGATGTTCTCCAGAAGTTACCCACAAACCTTTCAGTGTTCGACTTGTCCTCTAATCCCATCGAATGTTCCTGTGCTCGCACAGATTTTGTTTTGTGGATTATCGAACATCGAGGAATTTTGGAGCAGCCGCAAAACATATTATGTAAATCCTTTTCAGCAAGCTCAGATTTTCCAGCTATTGATTTTGACATTAACAGGTGTGTGTACAACACAAGACTCACAGTTATTTTATTGATCTGTTGTGTGATAGCAGTTACAGTTTTATCAGCTGTGGTTTATAGATTCCAGTTTCATCTGAAATACTGCTGTATACTACTGAAAGGTTATAAGTTACCCAAACAACAAGAATGTTCCTATGATGCCTTTGTGATTTTCTCAAGCTATGATGAAATGTGGGTCATGAATGAACTGGTGGAAAATCTGGAGAACGGTGTTCCACCTGTTCACCTTTGCCTTCACATGCGAGACTTTGAACCCGGCAAATCCATCGCCTCCAACATTATAGATGAAGGAATAATGGGTAGCCAGAAGGTGATTGTGGTGGTGTCTCAACACTTCATTGATAGTGCCTGGTGTCGCTTTGAGTTTGAATTAGCTCAGTCCTGGTTTGTGATGGAACGAAATgccaacatcatcatcatcattctggAAGATGTGGAGGAGAGAAAAACGAAAAAAGTGTTTGGTCTTCATAAACATCTGAAAAAGAACACATACCTGAAATGGAGCAGAGATCCTCTGAGTAACATGAGATTTTGGATTCGAC of Triplophysa dalaica isolate WHDGS20190420 chromosome 11, ASM1584641v1, whole genome shotgun sequence contains these proteins:
- the tlr4ba gene encoding toll-like receptor 4b, duplicate a isoform X1 → MKYWSTPFYEVNLQKVPFVKNSNLFLINTNFHQDCMAHILCQEVERIYIRALKMNYFTICSIMIFVFIGAVQSCSNMSENQHYSCMGRNLSYIPASIPSSVHTLDFSFNVLKHLQKTVFPVLPFLQVLDLSRCHIKRIENDSFYNLRNLTSLILTGNPVTHFGLECFNVLHNLQRLVLVDVGLTSLQLHINNLTKLQELKVGTNKIQSMTLPSFMSTFTHFSLLDLHANNISIIKSDHTAVLREIGRNMTLILCRNPILHIEPGAFKDIYLKELDIRSAFVSFAAQKVCLNALYGLILKRLILGNYRGTYHFDLLDNEFLNGLCCFYFQEIYFYIIERPMEQLPIFRCMINATNITVKNGVFSEMNHIHFHKMKELYLISGRLDTLPGKILSHLYTLEKLVITNSEVVRAETFIDMPNLRYLDLSSNRLTLTPCCTTLLSGTPQIKYLNLSLNSEIGLRIEAFDGLDSLEILDFHHTRVLDLGHFSLLYILKNLRYLDVSYSSITFDNVHCFHGLISLNVLKIAGNNFQSDVTRYVFKNLTCLEYLDLSYCHLAELHPNSFKDLQNLQMLILSGNKLMTVDFLTFSNLEKLTSLYVNKNSITSISLDVLQKLPTNLSVFDLSSNPIECSCARTDFVLWIIEHRGILEQPQNILCKSFSASSDFPAIDFDINRCVYNTRLTVILLICCVIAVTVLSAVVYRFQFHLKYCCILLKGYKLPKQQECSYDAFVIFSSYDEMWVMNELVENLENGVPPVHLCLHMRDFEPGKSIASNIIDEGIMGSQKVIVVVSQHFIDSAWCRFEFELAQSWFVMERNANIIIIILEDVEERKTKKVFGLHKHLKKNTYLKWSRDPLSNMRFWIRLRKAVIATKK
- the tlr4ba gene encoding toll-like receptor 4b, duplicate a isoform X2, coding for MSENQHYSCMGRNLSYIPASIPSSVHTLDFSFNVLKHLQKTVFPVLPFLQVLDLSRCHIKRIENDSFYNLRNLTSLILTGNPVTHFGLECFNVLHNLQRLVLVDVGLTSLQLHINNLTKLQELKVGTNKIQSMTLPSFMSTFTHFSLLDLHANNISIIKSDHTAVLREIGRNMTLILCRNPILHIEPGAFKDIYLKELDIRSAFVSFAAQKVCLNALYGLILKRLILGNYRGTYHFDLLDNEFLNGLCCFYFQEIYFYIIERPMEQLPIFRCMINATNITVKNGVFSEMNHIHFHKMKELYLISGRLDTLPGKILSHLYTLEKLVITNSEVVRAETFIDMPNLRYLDLSSNRLTLTPCCTTLLSGTPQIKYLNLSLNSEIGLRIEAFDGLDSLEILDFHHTRVLDLGHFSLLYILKNLRYLDVSYSSITFDNVHCFHGLISLNVLKIAGNNFQSDVTRYVFKNLTCLEYLDLSYCHLAELHPNSFKDLQNLQMLILSGNKLMTVDFLTFSNLEKLTSLYVNKNSITSISLDVLQKLPTNLSVFDLSSNPIECSCARTDFVLWIIEHRGILEQPQNILCKSFSASSDFPAIDFDINRCVYNTRLTVILLICCVIAVTVLSAVVYRFQFHLKYCCILLKGYKLPKQQECSYDAFVIFSSYDEMWVMNELVENLENGVPPVHLCLHMRDFEPGKSIASNIIDEGIMGSQKVIVVVSQHFIDSAWCRFEFELAQSWFVMERNANIIIIILEDVEERKTKKVFGLHKHLKKNTYLKWSRDPLSNMRFWIRLRKAVIATKK